The genomic interval AATTGGGAGACCAAGTAAAGAAAGGAGATTTACTCTATGTATTAGAATCGAAAGAAAGTCGAGCATTAGGAAACAATGTTTCAAAAATTGACGACTCTCTGAATGGTTTTGGTATCATCAAAATTAAAGCATCAGCAAGCGGTATTATTACGACACTAGACAAACAACAAGCGGGCGATTATGTTTTGGAAGGTGCCTTATTGTGTACTATCGCCGAAAGTAATGATTTGATATTTCAGGTAAATGTACCATTTGAATATACTGCTTATACTCAAACAGGGAAAACGTGTACGATCATTTTACCCAATAATTTGAAATATACTGCCGTTTTTACAAAAGCCTTGATGGCCATGAATGTCAATGCACAAACACAAACGATTTTGGCGAAGTGCAACAAAAACCTATTCTTACCCGAAAATATGATCGTAAAAGTGAGCCTAAATAAAGGAGGGCAAAGTGGTCAACAATTACTCCCAAAATCATGTGTGTCTAGTAATGAGATGATGAATGAATTTTGGATAATGAAAGTTAAAAATGACAGTATTGCTGTGAAACAATTGGTAACCATTGGGAATAAAAATGAGGAATGGATAGAAATTCTTTCTCCAAAATTAAATCCTGAAGACAGAATTATAAGTGAAGGGAATTTTGAACTACCCGATAATTCTTTAGTAAAAATAGCAACTACCAAAGAAAAATGAAAAAGCAAAATATATTTCAAATATTCAAAAAACCAATCCTATTTGTAGGGCTGTTGTTAGTATTGGCGGGAATTTATTCCTATTCCAAAATGCAAACCAATCTTTTTCCAGAAGTACTATTTCCAAGAATTACTTTAATTGCTGATGCGGGTCAACAACCTATTGATCGCATGATGATCACGGTGACAAAGCCACTAGAAAGTGCTGTCAAAAAAGTCAAAGGTGTAACGATTGTCAAAAGCACGACCAGTAGAGGGAATTGTGTGATTGATGTGTTTTTTGACTGGGGTACTAATGTTTATGATGCTAAAACACAACTGGAAAGTCGGATAAATGAAATAAAAAACTTTTTACCCCAAGGTGTTAGTATTGCAACCGAGGCGATGAATCAATCCACTTTTCCGGTTTATGGTTTTACTTTAGAAAGCAAA from Flavobacterium ovatum carries:
- a CDS encoding biotin/lipoyl-binding protein, with the translated sequence MKHYKLYFLTVITLLLFSCGKKAETTDEVIETPKTPVKIVMVTQGAIDDELTLFGTTAYLKRNLVTASIPAFITQVHIKLGDQVKKGDLLYVLESKESRALGNNVSKIDDSLNGFGIIKIKASASGIITTLDKQQAGDYVLEGALLCTIAESNDLIFQVNVPFEYTAYTQTGKTCTIILPNNLKYTAVFTKALMAMNVNAQTQTILAKCNKNLFLPENMIVKVSLNKGGQSGQQLLPKSCVSSNEMMNEFWIMKVKNDSIAVKQLVTIGNKNEEWIEILSPKLNPEDRIISEGNFELPDNSLVKIATTKEK